TATCTCCCTATCGTTCTGGCGGCTAATTTTGGTATTACTGGATTGCTAGGATATCTAAATGGTGATGTGCTTGGCATGATTTTAATTGCGGGTGTTCTTCGTCTGGTATTGGTTCATCACGTCACCTTCTTTATTAATTCACTTGCCCATTTTTGGGGTAGTCAACCTTATACCGACAAGAACACAGCAAGAGATAATGGTGTTCTAGCATTCTTCACCTTTGGTGAAGGTTATCATAACTATCACCATATCTTTGAGTATGACTATCGCAACGGGATTCGTTGGTATCAGTTTGATCCAACCAAGTGGTTGATTAAAGGTCTTTCTTATTTTGGGTTAACACGTAATCTTCGCAAGGTACCTGAAGAACGTATCGAAAAAGCATTGGCAGCTATGCAACTTCAGCGTGCTAGCGAACAAGTCTCTGTATTACCAAATGCTGAAGAGTTAATGCACACCATTCAGCAAGAATACGACTTACTTATGCAGCGTATGAGCGACTACTACTCAACAAAGAAACGGGTAATGCGTATTAAGCAAAAAACATTGAAGCGCAGTATTGAAGGATTAGAGCTAGCTTATAAGTACAAGGAACTAAAGCACGCGTTTGCTGTTCAAAAAGAAAAATGGTTACAACTGCAAACCTTGTCTTTGCAAATGGCATAAGCCAATTTAGTTAACAATACGCGTAAAAAAACCACACCAGCCTTTGGCTCGTGTGGTTTTTTATTATCTACGACTAGAGTCGGTTGGAATTACTGTGGTAGTCAGGTAATACTATGATAAGAGCGTGCTAAGTTTCACTTGGTACACGCTTATCTAAAATAAAAAACAACGAGTTGGGAAAAACATGGCAACGAAGCAAAAAACAAAGGCACCGTCATACCATTATGATGCAATTGTAATCGGAACAGGCCCTGGCGGTGAAGGTGTGGCAATGCAGCTTGCTAAAGCGGGAAAGAAAGTTGCAATTGTAGAGCGCTACGACGCTGTAGGAGGAGGCTGTACTCATTGGGGTACAATACCCTCTAAAGCGCTGCGCCATTCCGTTAGTCGCTTAATTGAATACAATACGTCGCCACTTTTTGCTGACAACCATTTAAGTAAGAGTCTTACATTTTCCGACATTATGCGCCATGCCAGTGGTGTTGTTAAAAGCCAAACGAGGCTACGCTCTTCATTTTACGATCGAAATCGCGTTACTCTGTTCCATGGAGAAGCAAGCTTTGTTGATGCCCATACGTTAGAAATCACCCGAAAAGACGGTTCGAGAGATACTGTCACTGCGGGGCAAATTGCCATTGCTACGGGCTCTCGCCCTTATTGCCCGAAGGATATCGACTTCAATCACCCGCGTATTTATAACTCAGACACTATTTTGTCTTTAAATCACGATCCTAAGTCCATCATTATTTATGGTGCAGGGGTTATCGGCTCTGAGTACGCCAGTATATTTAGAGGGCTTGGCGTAAAAGTTGATTTGGTGAATATGCGCGATCGTTTACTGTCGTTTCTAGATA
The DNA window shown above is from Alteromonas sp. KC3 and carries:
- a CDS encoding acyl-CoA desaturase; the encoded protein is MKKPPLILTNVLVFLISGAIAFIGVPLWVAYQGIDWAEIGAAIFLFYFTGMSITAGYHRLWSHKTYDANVVVRVILAIGGAMALQNSILHWSSDHRIHHRHVDDNDKDPYSAKKGLWFAHIGWMLREYQAKRYDDYSNCKDLQKDKVVMWQHNHYLPIVLAANFGITGLLGYLNGDVLGMILIAGVLRLVLVHHVTFFINSLAHFWGSQPYTDKNTARDNGVLAFFTFGEGYHNYHHIFEYDYRNGIRWYQFDPTKWLIKGLSYFGLTRNLRKVPEERIEKALAAMQLQRASEQVSVLPNAEELMHTIQQEYDLLMQRMSDYYSTKKRVMRIKQKTLKRSIEGLELAYKYKELKHAFAVQKEKWLQLQTLSLQMA